The following are encoded in a window of Lacinutrix sp. WUR7 genomic DNA:
- a CDS encoding CoA transferase subunit A, which yields MINKKVDSVQEALQGVQDNMTFMFGGFGLSGIAENSIAELVKKNIKGLTCISNNAGVDDFGLGLLLHQKQVKKMISSYVGENAEFERQMLSGELDVELIPQGTLAERCRAAQAGFPAIYTPAGYGTEVAEGKETREFDGKMYVLEHAFKADFAFVKAWKGDAAGNLIFKGTARNFNPNMCGAAKITVAEVEELVPVGALDPNQIHIPGIFVQRIFQGAKYEKRIEQRTVRQRS from the coding sequence ATGATTAATAAAAAAGTAGATTCTGTACAAGAAGCATTGCAAGGTGTTCAAGACAACATGACTTTCATGTTTGGCGGATTTGGACTTTCTGGTATTGCCGAAAATTCTATAGCAGAATTAGTAAAAAAGAATATAAAAGGACTCACCTGTATTTCGAATAACGCAGGAGTAGATGATTTTGGTCTAGGTTTGTTATTACATCAAAAACAAGTTAAAAAAATGATTTCCTCTTATGTTGGCGAAAACGCAGAATTTGAACGTCAGATGCTTTCTGGTGAATTAGATGTAGAGCTTATTCCGCAAGGGACATTAGCAGAGCGTTGTAGAGCAGCGCAAGCTGGATTTCCTGCAATTTATACACCAGCAGGATATGGAACAGAAGTCGCGGAAGGAAAAGAAACCAGAGAATTCGATGGTAAAATGTATGTTTTAGAACATGCTTTTAAGGCCGATTTTGCTTTTGTAAAAGCATGGAAAGGCGATGCTGCAGGAAATTTAATCTTTAAAGGAACTGCTAGAAATTTTAATCCGAATATGTGTGGTGCTGCAAAAATCACCGTTGCTGAGGTGGAAGAATTAGTTCCTGTAGGAGCGCTAGATCCCAATCAAATTCATATTCCAGGGATATTTGTACAGCGAATTTTTCAAGGTGCCAAATATGAAAAACGAATTGAGCAACGTACAGTAAGACAAAGAAGTTAA
- a CDS encoding CoA transferase subunit B, protein MLDKTGIAKRIAKEVQDGYYVNLGIGIPTLVANYVRDDIEVEFQSENGVLGMGPFPFEGEEDADIINAGKQTITTLPGASFFDSAMSFAMIRGKHVDLTILGAMEVSENGDIANWKIPGKMVKGMGGAMDLVASAENIIVAMMHTNRAGESKLLKNCSLPLTGVGCVKKIVTNLAVLEVTANGFKLLERAPGVSVEDIQNATEGTLIVEGEVPEMSL, encoded by the coding sequence ATGTTAGATAAAACAGGAATAGCAAAACGAATTGCAAAAGAAGTACAAGATGGTTACTACGTAAACCTTGGTATTGGTATACCTACATTAGTAGCAAACTATGTTAGAGACGATATAGAAGTAGAATTTCAAAGTGAAAATGGCGTTTTAGGAATGGGACCATTTCCTTTTGAAGGAGAAGAAGATGCAGATATAATTAACGCAGGAAAACAAACCATTACCACGCTTCCTGGAGCTAGTTTTTTCGACTCTGCAATGAGTTTTGCAATGATTCGAGGTAAACATGTAGATCTTACCATTCTCGGTGCCATGGAGGTTTCGGAAAATGGAGATATTGCCAATTGGAAAATTCCTGGTAAAATGGTTAAAGGAATGGGAGGCGCAATGGATTTAGTTGCTAGTGCAGAAAACATAATCGTTGCCATGATGCATACCAATAGAGCTGGAGAATCAAAACTTCTTAAAAATTGTAGCTTGCCTTTAACCGGAGTTGGTTGTGTAAAAAAGATTGTAACTAACTTGGCTGTTTTAGAAGTAACAGCAAACGGATTTAAATTACTAGAACGCGCTCCAGGAGTTTCTGTTGAAGACATTCAAAATGCTACTGAAGGTACTTTAATTGTGGAAGGCGAAGTGCCGGAAATGAGTCTGTAA